The Petropleomorpha daqingensis genome includes a window with the following:
- a CDS encoding glycoside hydrolase family 15 protein, which produces MTQTVRQETAIAEHGLIGDLQTAALVTTDGSIDWFCCPRFDSPSVFGALLDDERGGRFRIRPADPGYTAKQMYLPDTAVLVTRFFTEDGMGQVVDFMPPTGATATDNHRIVRIVQCVRGSMTFEIDVEPRFDYGRHPHHLEMSENGAVFAANGQKLTLHVVREPDDERLLQAFGDGDGHATLPLVAGQTRGVVLESAADGPPREIRPADIKALFDETVSYWRNWLAQSTYRGRWREDIQRSAITLKLMTYAPTGGIVAAPTAALPEQVGGERNWDYRYTWVRDASFSIFALMRLGFHDEAAQFGRWLGDRIRERMGSDSGPLNIMYRIDGSSDLKEDSLDHWRGYRGSAPVRIGNGAAEQLQLDIYGEAMDSIFAGVMGGLPLANQGWTAVSHVLDWLADNWDQDEEGIWETRGGRQPFTYGRVMCWVAFDRGIRLATEKALPAPLERWTAARDAIYRQVMEQGFHESRHAFVQHYNTDVLDASLLRMPTVGMIDGRDPLWLSTMQAMDGELVTDSLVYRYDPEASPDGLRGSEGTFSLCSFAYVDALTRSDRVDDARLAFEKMLTYGNHVGLYSEEIALTGEQIGNFPQAFTHLQLIDAALTLDAALDGRPPR; this is translated from the coding sequence ATGACCCAGACCGTCAGGCAAGAAACCGCCATCGCCGAACACGGGCTCATCGGGGACCTGCAGACCGCTGCGCTGGTCACCACGGACGGCTCGATCGACTGGTTCTGCTGTCCCCGTTTCGACTCCCCCAGCGTCTTCGGCGCCCTGCTCGACGACGAGCGCGGAGGCCGCTTCCGGATCCGACCGGCCGATCCCGGCTACACCGCCAAGCAGATGTACCTGCCCGACACCGCCGTCCTCGTGACCCGCTTCTTCACCGAGGACGGGATGGGGCAGGTCGTCGACTTCATGCCGCCGACCGGCGCCACGGCCACCGACAACCACCGCATCGTGCGGATCGTCCAGTGCGTCCGCGGCAGCATGACCTTCGAGATCGACGTCGAACCGCGCTTCGACTACGGCCGGCACCCCCACCACCTCGAGATGAGCGAGAACGGCGCGGTCTTCGCGGCCAACGGCCAGAAGCTGACGCTGCACGTCGTCCGGGAGCCCGACGACGAGCGCCTCCTCCAGGCCTTCGGGGACGGCGACGGGCACGCCACGCTGCCCCTCGTCGCCGGGCAGACCCGCGGTGTGGTGCTCGAGTCGGCTGCCGACGGGCCGCCGCGGGAGATCCGGCCGGCCGACATCAAGGCGCTGTTCGACGAGACGGTCTCCTACTGGCGGAACTGGCTCGCCCAGTCGACGTACCGCGGCCGCTGGCGGGAGGACATCCAGCGCTCGGCGATCACCCTCAAGCTGATGACCTACGCGCCGACCGGCGGGATCGTGGCCGCGCCGACGGCCGCCCTGCCCGAGCAGGTGGGCGGCGAGCGCAACTGGGACTACCGCTACACGTGGGTCCGTGACGCCTCGTTCTCGATCTTCGCGCTGATGCGGCTCGGCTTCCACGACGAGGCCGCGCAGTTCGGGCGCTGGCTCGGTGACCGGATCCGGGAACGGATGGGCAGCGACAGCGGGCCGCTGAACATCATGTACCGGATCGACGGCTCCTCCGACCTCAAGGAGGACAGCCTCGACCACTGGCGCGGCTACCGCGGGTCGGCGCCGGTGCGGATCGGCAACGGCGCGGCCGAGCAGCTGCAGCTGGACATCTACGGCGAGGCGATGGACAGCATCTTCGCCGGCGTCATGGGCGGTCTGCCGCTGGCCAACCAGGGCTGGACGGCGGTCAGCCACGTCCTGGACTGGCTGGCCGACAACTGGGACCAGGACGAGGAGGGCATCTGGGAGACCCGCGGCGGCCGGCAGCCGTTCACCTACGGGCGGGTCATGTGCTGGGTCGCCTTCGACCGGGGCATCCGGCTGGCCACCGAGAAGGCGCTGCCGGCACCGCTGGAGCGCTGGACCGCCGCGCGCGACGCCATCTACCGCCAGGTGATGGAGCAGGGGTTCCACGAGTCCCGGCACGCGTTCGTGCAGCACTACAACACCGACGTCCTGGACGCCTCGCTGCTGCGGATGCCCACCGTCGGGATGATCGACGGCCGCGACCCGCTGTGGCTGTCGACCATGCAGGCCATGGACGGCGAGCTGGTGACCGACAGCCTGGTCTACCGGTACGACCCCGAGGCCTCACCGGACGGGCTGCGCGGGTCGGAGGGGACGTTCTCGCTGTGCAGCTTCGCCTACGTCGACGCGCTCACCCGCTCCGACCGGGTGGACGACGCGCGGCTCGCCTTCGAGAAGATGCTCACCTACGGCAACCACGTCGGGCTGTACTCCGAGGAGATCGCCCTGACCGGTGAGCAGATCGGCAACTTCCCGCAGGCCTTCACGCACCTGCAGCTCATCGACGCCGCGCTCACCCTCGACGCGGCGCTCGACGGGCGTCCGCCGCGATAG
- a CDS encoding potassium channel family protein, with protein sequence MSGHLLPAEPGGARHPLLRALLRTGATFVGLLALYFVIPLSRGFSAGTLGGLVLAFLGVGLLVAWQVRSILQSRHPAVRAVESIALSLPLFLLLFAATYYVLAGSDAHAFTQPLSKVDSLYFVVTVFATVGFGDITPASELARVLVTVQMVGDLILIGLVLRLFLTAVDRGRQRTAQRSGSPPLTPGG encoded by the coding sequence GTGAGCGGACACCTCCTGCCCGCCGAGCCGGGCGGTGCCCGGCACCCCCTGCTGCGGGCTCTCCTGCGGACCGGGGCCACGTTCGTGGGGCTGCTGGCCCTCTACTTCGTGATCCCGCTCTCCCGCGGGTTCTCGGCGGGAACGCTGGGTGGGCTCGTGCTCGCCTTCCTGGGCGTGGGACTGCTCGTGGCCTGGCAGGTGCGCTCGATCCTGCAGTCCCGCCATCCGGCGGTCCGGGCCGTCGAGTCCATCGCCCTGTCCCTGCCGTTGTTCCTGCTGCTGTTCGCCGCGACGTACTACGTCCTCGCCGGCAGCGACGCCCACGCCTTCACCCAGCCGCTGAGCAAGGTCGACAGCCTCTACTTCGTGGTGACGGTCTTCGCCACGGTCGGCTTCGGCGACATCACCCCGGCGTCCGAGCTGGCACGGGTGCTGGTCACGGTGCAGATGGTGGGCGACCTGATCCTCATCGGCCTGGTGCTCCGGCTCTTCCTGACCGCCGTCGACCGCGGCCGGCAGCGGACGGCGCAGCGGTCGGGCTCGCCGCCCCTCACCCCCGGAGGATGA
- a CDS encoding carboxymuconolactone decarboxylase family protein, giving the protein MTQTAPENALGPIAQGDAPIIETVLAMNLDALERSGLDPETYVLVRLAVLVALDAPPASYLATLPVAAESGVTVEMAQSVLVAIAPLVGSPRITAAAGNILRALFGAEALAEAAVPEQRTP; this is encoded by the coding sequence ATGACCCAGACCGCCCCGGAGAACGCGCTCGGCCCCATCGCGCAGGGCGACGCCCCGATCATCGAGACCGTCCTCGCGATGAACCTCGACGCGCTCGAGCGCTCCGGCCTCGACCCCGAGACGTACGTGCTCGTGCGCCTCGCCGTCCTGGTCGCGCTGGACGCCCCGCCGGCGTCCTACCTGGCCACCCTCCCCGTCGCCGCCGAATCCGGCGTGACCGTGGAGATGGCCCAGTCGGTGCTCGTCGCGATCGCCCCGCTGGTCGGCAGCCCGCGCATCACCGCGGCCGCCGGGAACATCCTGCGCGCGCTCTTCGGCGCCGAGGCGCTGGCCGAGGCCGCCGTTCCCGAGCAGCGGACCCCCTGA